The nucleotide sequence TGAAAAAATCTGGTTCTAGTACGATTTCGTGGAAGGCATCTTCTAGTAAGGATGTAGTTGGTTATCGTATTTATAAAGCAAGTAAACCAGGTGGTTCCTTTAAATTAGTAGGAAATACAACGGAAACAAAAATGAACGTTGGCGGTGGAAAAGCTGTTTATCAAGTAAAAGCAGTTGATTACTTCGGGCAAGAGTCTGGAGCATCCAATACGTTACAAATTGGAGACTTCACTCCCGAGAAAGAAAAGCCAGAAGAAAAGGACGATAAGCCAGTAAATGGTGGTGGTTCAAACGAGGACAGTGGTTCTGGTGGATCTAACGGGGACGGAGGATCTGGTGGAAATGGAGAAACTGGTGACACCGGTGGTGACGGTGGTACCGATGGATCCGGAGGTTCTGGCGGAACTGATGGAAGCGGAGGATCTGGTGGCACTGGCGATACCGGGGGATCTGGTGGAACCGGTGGTACTGATGGAACCGGTGGCACTGGTGGTACTGAAGAGTAATTTAAATAAAAATGTTAAAGGAGCTTGGGTACAGTCCAAGCTCCTTTTCTTATTCATATTACAAGGATTGACTGTAATACCATCCTTTAAAGTAAAGGTCACGACCAGCTCAGGTTCGGCTACACGGTCGCTTCCACTTTTGTAATAAATCTTTTAAGTTTTCTTTTAACAAGTGCCTTTCTTCCCTGTATAATAAACGTATAAATAGAGTCCGGATAGGTGGTGAGCGCTTGATCCACGAAAAAATATACAGTTCTAAACAGTTAAAAACTGAAAATGAAACGATGTTAGTAGAAGGGCCACTAATGTCTAATGAGTTATCAAACTATCATTTTCACCCTGATTTAGTTGCCTTTCGCCCTGCACCAAAACAATTCGAAGCGTTAAAAGAAATTGCAGAATTACCAGAAGGAAGAATTTATGTAGCACGAACCGAGGACACCATTGTTGGGTATGTTACCTTTCTACACCCAGATCCATTAGAAAGATGGTCTACGTTCAATATGGAGGAGCTAATTGAGTTGGGTGCCATTGAGATTGCACCAGATTATCGAGGATATCAACTTGGTTCCACTTTGTTGGAAATCGCCGTTGCTGATTCCAACATGGAACATTATATTATCATTTCAACTGAGTACTATTGGCACTGGGATTTAAAGGGAACTCAACTTAGTATTTGGAACTATCGAAAAATCATGGAAAAAATGATGAGTGCTGGAGGACTAAAACCCGCACCTACAGATGACCCAGAAATCATGGCACATCCAGCAAACTGTTTAATGGTCCGAATTGGGAAACATGTATCCGAAGCGTCCATCCAAAAGTTTCAGAGACTACGTTTTCTAAGTCGTTCCACATCATAAGCTGAAAAGGGGATGGATAACGATGTTAGTAGAAGAGATCATGAAGCGAGAGGTTATATCCTTACCACCAAACGCTACCATTGCAGAAGCCTATCAAATTTTACAAGACAATCCAATTCGTCATATCCCTATCGTCAATGAAGACGAGGAGCTTATTGGCATTGTCTCTGATCGCGATGTCCGTGATGCAAGCCCTTCTATCTTATCAAAGGAAATGGGCCTATCTGAAATGAATCACTCGATTGATACGATCATGACCACACCTGTCATCACGATTCACCCGTTAGACTTCGTAGAGGAAGTGGCTTCGATTTTTTATGAAAGAGAAATTGCTTGTTTACCCGTAGTTCAGAAAAACAAGCTAATCGGAATGGTTACAGAGAAAGACATGCTCTATACTTTAATTCAATTGACCGGTACGCACGTACAAAGCTCTCAGGTCGAAATCAAAGTACCAAATAGAGCTGGTATTCTACCTGAGGTAGCTGCAATCTTTGGTCATCGCAAAGTCAATATTGCATCCGTACTCGTTTATCCGTACAAAAATGATTCAAGCTTTAAAATTCTAGTTTTCCGTATCCAAACGATGAACCCGCTTCCTATTATTGAGGATATACAACAAGCAGGATATGAGGTCTTGTGGCCAAATATGGGGATGACTCCATGAAATGTGATGCTAAGTTTGTTTACTCAGAGGATTTGTTAACTTATCAATTTGGAACGGAGCATCCTTTCAACCAACAAAGAATTAAAATGACAAAAGAACTCCTTGAGGCAGAAGGAATTCTTACAGATACAGAGATAGTAGAACCGAGGATGGCAACAGAGGAAGAGCTCCTATTAGTACACACATCCGAATATGTAGATGTCATTCAAAAAGCTAGCAAAGAGAAAATAGATTCTGAGAAATTTCTCAACTACGGCATTGGTACAGAAGACACCCCTATTTTTCCAGGCATGCATGATGCTTCCCGTTTGTTGGTTGGCTCAAGTCTTACTGCGGTCGACCAAGTTATGTCAGGAGAAGCACGACATGCTCTTAATTTAGGAGGTGGCTTGCATCACGGTTTTCCGAATAAAGCATCCGGTTTCTGTATTTACAATGATGCTGCAGTGGCGATTCAATATATACGGAAAAACTATAACTTACGCGTTTTATACGTAGACACCGATGCCCACCATGGTGATGGGGTTCAAAATATTTTTTATAATGATCCTAATGTATGTACGCTTTCCATTCATGAGACAGGAAGATATTTATTTCCTGGTACTGGGCAAGTTCATGAGCGAGGGGTTCAAGCTGGATATGGCTACTCCTTTAATGTACCAGTTGATGCCTTTACGGAAGATGAGTCCTTTATAGAAATGTATGAGTCCTCTCTTATAAAGGTCATGAACTATTTCCAACCTGACATTATCATTAGCCAAAATGGAGCGGATGCGCATTGTTATGATCCTCTCACCCATCTATGCTCAACAATGCAAACATTCGAATTCATTCCGAAACTTGCCCATCAATTAGCGCACGATTATTGTGATGGGAAATGGATTGCACTTGGTGGAGGTGGATATGATATTTGGAGGGTTGTACCAAGAGCATGGGCTCAAATATGGAGCGTCATGCAAACGGATACAACGTTCCAAGGTACTCTACCGATTGAATGGATCAAGCGGTGGGAAAAGCAATCTCCTGTTTCTTTACCTCATTCTTGGCACGATGATGAAGGGATTTATCCACCGATTCCTAGAAAAGAAGAGATAACAGAAAAAAATAAACGTACCTTAGATATCCTCCTACAATATACGAAAAACCAAGACAAATTTCATAATCAATTCTGACGTAAAAAACTACGCTGGTTCACCAAAATGGGTTTACTTATGAGGTGCAAAATGATAAAGCACCATCATTCACACGATTTACACAACTGATTTCACAGTATATTTAAATAAGGCTTAGAGAATTAAAATTCTCTAAGCCTTATTTAAATTCCACTAAAGGTTGCACCCTTTACTTTAAGTCCAATACTTCACAACATTTGCACATTACAGTGGTTTTGGTGCATTAATTTGCTCATCTAAATTCCATTCTAGCAATTGACCAGCATGAACTAAGCCAGAACCAAAACCGTACAAAAGAGCTTTGTCTCCATCTTTAACTTTTCCCTCTCGAATTCCAAGATCCAGTGCTAAAGGGATTGTAGCAGCTGAAGTATTTCCAAAGTTAACTAAACTATAAAGTGTTTTTGTCATTGGATAATCCAACTTTTCACAGATAGGTTCAATCAATCTTAAGTTGGCACTATGCGGTATGAACCAATTTACTTGATCTATACTGGTCTGTGTTTTATCTAAGATGACCTTAATGTTGTCAGGTATATTTCTAACCACCCAACGAAATACTTCTCTCCCATTTTGGACAAGGTATCGAGTATCTAATAACTCCGTGTCATTTACCGTTCCTGATAATCCGCGACGATATACATGTTGTGCTCCACTTCCGTCACTACCCAAATGAAATCCAATAAAGCTATTGGATTTTACATCCTTCTCAACCAATACTGCACCTGCTCCATCTCCAAACAAAATACATGTACTTCTATCCGTGTAATCTGTAATTTTTGATATGGTGTCGGCACCTATAACCAGTATCTTTTTGTGTAGTCCAGAAGTAACATATCCCTGTGCAGTGTGTAAGGCATAAACAAATCCTGCACAAGCCGCACTTAAATCAATGGCACCTGCATTAGCTATTCCTAGTTTGTTCTGTATGATACTTGCAACTGACGGAAATGGAAAATCAGGTGTACTTGTTGCCACAATAATCATATCTACATCATCTATTTTTTTATTGTACCTAAGCATCATATCCTTTACAGCAGAGATACATAAATCACTGGTATATTCATCAGAACGGGCTATTCGGCGTTCTTTTATGCCCGTTCTTTGGATAATCCATTCATTGTTTGTATCAACCATTTGCTCAAGATCAAAATTAGTTAATCTTCTTTGGGGTACATAAGTTCCGATAGCAGTAATTCTTGGACTTAACATTCCATCCACCTCACATTAATTATAAGTTAGTACTAGTATCTGGTACTAATTATAACGGTTTTAACCGATAAATCAATTCATATATAAAAAAAGCGTTAATCCCTTCCTGGATCAACGCTCCTGTTAATTAAAACAAAATATCTTTCAGAAATATTCTTTTTGGGTTAAAAGGCTACGAAGTTTTCACGCCCTCCTGTTTTCACAGGTAACCATCCTATTATTTCACATTCGCATTATGTATTACTATTTTCCACCTGTTGGAGAATGACGATTTCCACTCGCCTGTTTTTACTCCAATTCTCTGAAGAAGTATTAGGTACAATAGGCTTCGTGTCTCCATATCCAATAGAAGCCTCAAATTTACTTCCTTGAAATTGATGATTATCTTCTAGGTAACGAATGACACTACTCGCTCTTGCACCAGAAAGCTCCCAATTTGAGGGGTATCGAAAATTTGAAATAGGACGATTGTCCGTATGTCCTTCTACTTTTATTTTATTCGGTACATTTTTTAATAAAGTGGCTATTCGGTCAAGTAATGGTCTACCTGCTTCAATAATCTCAGCTTCACCCGAATCAAATAAGACCTTTTCTTGTAGGACTAACTCGACTCCTTCTTGCCTGCGATTAGCGGTTACAGTTGCTTCTAGGTTATTTTCTTTAATAAAGGCATTGACTAGCTGCAGGAGCTGATCTAACGAATCCACCTCTTCCTCTGGTACCGCAACAGGTTGTTTTTCAACTGGGTCATCTAACACTTCATCCTGCCCTGCTTCTTCCTGCTTCTCTTCGTTAGTAGGATTTTCATTCGAAACAACTGACGGATAAGCATCAAATATCATCCGATTGCGAAAAGATTCCGCCAGTTCTTGAAACTTGACCATATCTAACTGTGACATGGAAAAAAGCAGAATAAAGAACACAAGCACAAGCGTGACCATATCTGCATAAGTCACCATCCATTTCGGTGCGCCTTTATTTTTTTTCTCTTTTTGCCTAAGCTTCATGGATGGTTTCTCCTGTTAGATTACGATCTAACCCTAACTTTGTTTCTTTGCGCATATCAGTGGAAAGGAAGGCAGATAATTTCTCTCTTAGGATGTGAGGATTTTGGCCAGATTGTACGCCGATAACCCCTTCAAGGATTATTTGTTTAAAAAAGACCTCTTCATCTGTACGATTTTCTAGTTTACTTGCCATTGGGATAAAAACAAGATTTGCTAGGACCGTTCCGTAGAATGTGGTTAACAATGCAACCGCCATGTTAGGACCAAGTGTAGAAGGATCTTGCAAATTCTTTAACATAAGTACAAGTCCGATTAAGGTTCCTATCATTCCCCATGCTGGTGCATATTCCCCTGCTTTTTCGATAATAGCTCGTCCTCTTTGATGACGATCCTCCATCGCTATAATCTCTGCTGTTAAAATATCTCGGATGACTTCGGGTTCATATCCGTCGACTGCGAGTAAAATTCCTTTTTTCAAAAAAGGATCTTGAACGGACTCCATTTCCATTTCTAGAGATAGGAGTCCTTCTCGACGAGCCTTTTCTGACAACATCTCAAAGCGTTCAATTAATTCCGGAAGAGGCAATTGCTCCTGTCGAAACGCTTCTTTTAAAACTTGTCCTGTTAACTTCAATTGTCTCCGATTAAAATTTATTAGGATTGCTGCTATCAGTCCACCAATAACAATAAAAAAGGAGGCGAGGTCTAGAAAGGATACAACCCCAGACGCGCCTCCACTAGATAATATTCCAAACATGATAAGCAGGAAACCTAGCGTTATGCCAACAGGTGTTAGTAAGTCCACTTTTTTCATCGCTTTCACCTAACCCTTTTCATTTCCATATCATAAGCTTTTTAGTGTGGTTCAAAAAGCTGAAGAAAAGCACAAAGCGATTCTTTCCGAACTTTTTGAACTTCCTCTTTTATTCAGATTTTGTTGAATTTCTTTCAATCATACGGTGAGGTAGGATAATGTTTTGATCTGCAACCTCTTCTTTGTTCATATATTTGGTTAATAAACGCATCGCAACAGCCCCGATATCATACATAGGCTGAACAATGGTAGATAACGTCGGACGAACCATCGTAGCTAATCGTGTATTATCAAAACCAAATACTTCAATGTCCCCGGGAACGTTCAGTCCACGATCCTGTGCACCATGAATCACACCTAGTGCCATTTCGTCCGATGCAACAAACACTGCGCTTGGACGATTTTCAAGTTCTAATAATTGCTCAATCGCTTCCATTCCAGAATCATAAGAATAATCACCATTGATGATTCTTTCCTCGATAACTTCTTTATTATTTTCTTTAACGGCACGAAGGTAACCCGCATATTTTTGATTGTTCATTTCCGTTTCTTCTGTTCCTGTTACAAAAGCAGGGTGCTGATGTCCGTGATCGATTAAAAGGTTTGTCGCTTCATAAGCCGCTTCTTCATAATCAATGTTAACCGATGGAATCGTATGTGTCTCATCTACTGTAGCCGCAAGGACAACTGGTACAGATGCACTCTGGAACTGATTAATATGGTCTTCGGTAATGACACCACCCATATAGACAATTCCGTCCACTTGCTTTTCAAGCATCGTGTTAATAAGGTGCAGTTCTTTATCCTTGTTTTGGTCGGAGTTACTTAAGATAATGTTATATTTATACATGGTCGCAATATCTTCAATCCCTCTCGCTAACTCCGAGAAAAAGATACTAGATATATCCGGGATAATTGCTCCAACCGTCGTCGTTTTCTTACTAGCCAAACCACGAGCTACTGCATTCGGACGGTACCCTAATTGTTGAATCGTGTTTAAAACTTTTTTACGTGTTGCAGGTTTTACATTTGGGTTTCCATTGACAACCCTAGATACGGTTGCCATGGAAACATTGGCTTCTCTTGCTACATCATATATTGTGACAGTCATAACTTTCTATTTCCTCCTCTAACATATCCTTGTCCTATTCGTTCTGCTTTTCATTTATCATACGATACAAAATCTCCATCCGCAACGGTCAGCCTCTATAATCCGTCAATTTTCTATGTTTTTTTCTCTTTTGGACTATTATTTCATCATAATAGCATAAAAATGCGCCTACCGAATTGGTAGACGCCTATTTTTTCTTCTTATTTTTTTAATTCGCTCATAAATTTGTCAAATGTTTCAATATCCATTTGCTGTGCAGAGTCGGACAATGCAACTGCAGGATCTGGATGTACTTCCGCCATTACCCCATCTGCTCCAATAGCTAGAGCTGCTTTTGCTGCTGGAAGTAATAAGTCTCTACGTCCTGTAGAGTGCGTCACATCGACCATTACTGGCAAGTGTGTCTCCTGTTTCAAAATTGGTACTGCCGTAATATCTAAAGTGTTTCGAGTAGCTTTCTCATAGGTTCTAATGCCTCGTTCACAAAGAATGATATTTCCATTGCCTCGAGACATAATATATTCCGCTGCATTTATAAATTCAGCAATTGTAGCAGACAATCCTCTCTTCAGTAAGACTGGTTTATCAACTTCACCTGCTGCTTTTAACAATTCAAAGTTTTGCATGTTACGTGCACCGATTTGAATAACATCAATGTATTCCACTGCTTTTTCAATATCAGCTGGGTTTACGATTTCACTAACGACTGCCAATTCATATTCGTCCGCTACACGTTTTAATATTTTTAATCCTTCTAATCCAAGTCCTTGGAAATCATATGGAGATGTTCTTGGTTTAAAGGCACCACCGCGTAATAATTTTAATCCTTGTTTTTTCACGGCTTCGGCAACAGCAGCTACTTGCTCGTAACTTTCTACCGCACATGGTCCCATAATGAAGTGTTGATTTCCATCTCCAAATCTTTCTCCATTAATCTCAATAACGGTATCTTCTGGCTTTTTCTTTCTGGAAACTAACAGAGCTTTGCGATGGTCATCTTTTTGTAACTCTAGACCTGCTTTGAAGATTTCCTTAAATAAATGAACAATCGTTGAGTCTTCAAACGGTCCGTTGTTTTGTGCTGTAATCTTGTTCAGCATCTCTCTCTCTCGGACTGGATCATAATAGATGGCACCTTGCTTCTCTTTAATTTCTCCAATCTCTTTGACAAGCTCAGCACGACTGTTGATAAGGTTTAAAATCTCTAAATTTACCTCATCTAATTTATCGCGTAACTGGTCTAGTTGCTCATTCCCCAAAAAAAACGCCTCCTGTTTCACAATAATCCTTGAAAAGTGTGATATATTTTTAATAATTAGGGATTATTATAGCTAATATTGAAGCACTTGTCACCAGTAAAGTTTATAATATTTTGTTTATTCATACACTTTTAACAATGTGAAGGAGAAAGATTTTATGAACAATCACATTTTTGCACTAGATATTGGAACAAGAACCGTAGTCGGTATGTTGCTAGAAAAAGAGGGAAAGACATTTAAACTCGTGGACTATGTTGTTCAAGAGCATGCAGAAAGATCCATGCTAGATGGACAAATTCATGATATTGTAGCAGTGTCTCAAGTTATCCGAAACGTAAAAGAAGCATTGGAGCAAAAGCACGGTAGCTTATCAAAGGTCTGTGTCGCAGCCGCTGGTCGCTCCCTGAAAACAATGCGTACAACTGCTACAAAATCGATTGAGCGACAACCACTGATGGACAAAGAAGATATTTTATTTCTAGAATTGAGTGCTGTTCAACAGGCACAGCACCTATTAGCACAAGAAGAAAAGGAAGCGAC is from Radiobacillus kanasensis and encodes:
- a CDS encoding bifunctional 3-deoxy-7-phosphoheptulonate synthase/chorismate mutase, with product MGNEQLDQLRDKLDEVNLEILNLINSRAELVKEIGEIKEKQGAIYYDPVREREMLNKITAQNNGPFEDSTIVHLFKEIFKAGLELQKDDHRKALLVSRKKKPEDTVIEINGERFGDGNQHFIMGPCAVESYEQVAAVAEAVKKQGLKLLRGGAFKPRTSPYDFQGLGLEGLKILKRVADEYELAVVSEIVNPADIEKAVEYIDVIQIGARNMQNFELLKAAGEVDKPVLLKRGLSATIAEFINAAEYIMSRGNGNIILCERGIRTYEKATRNTLDITAVPILKQETHLPVMVDVTHSTGRRDLLLPAAKAALAIGADGVMAEVHPDPAVALSDSAQQMDIETFDKFMSELKK
- the ccpA gene encoding catabolite control protein A encodes the protein MTVTIYDVAREANVSMATVSRVVNGNPNVKPATRKKVLNTIQQLGYRPNAVARGLASKKTTTVGAIIPDISSIFFSELARGIEDIATMYKYNIILSNSDQNKDKELHLINTMLEKQVDGIVYMGGVITEDHINQFQSASVPVVLAATVDETHTIPSVNIDYEEAAYEATNLLIDHGHQHPAFVTGTEETEMNNQKYAGYLRAVKENNKEVIEERIINGDYSYDSGMEAIEQLLELENRPSAVFVASDEMALGVIHGAQDRGLNVPGDIEVFGFDNTRLATMVRPTLSTIVQPMYDIGAVAMRLLTKYMNKEEVADQNIILPHRMIERNSTKSE
- a CDS encoding GNAT family N-acetyltransferase, with the translated sequence MIHEKIYSSKQLKTENETMLVEGPLMSNELSNYHFHPDLVAFRPAPKQFEALKEIAELPEGRIYVARTEDTIVGYVTFLHPDPLERWSTFNMEELIELGAIEIAPDYRGYQLGSTLLEIAVADSNMEHYIIISTEYYWHWDLKGTQLSIWNYRKIMEKMMSAGGLKPAPTDDPEIMAHPANCLMVRIGKHVSEASIQKFQRLRFLSRSTS
- a CDS encoding ketoacyl-ACP synthase III, whose translation is MLSPRITAIGTYVPQRRLTNFDLEQMVDTNNEWIIQRTGIKERRIARSDEYTSDLCISAVKDMMLRYNKKIDDVDMIIVATSTPDFPFPSVASIIQNKLGIANAGAIDLSAACAGFVYALHTAQGYVTSGLHKKILVIGADTISKITDYTDRSTCILFGDGAGAVLVEKDVKSNSFIGFHLGSDGSGAQHVYRRGLSGTVNDTELLDTRYLVQNGREVFRWVVRNIPDNIKVILDKTQTSIDQVNWFIPHSANLRLIEPICEKLDYPMTKTLYSLVNFGNTSAATIPLALDLGIREGKVKDGDKALLYGFGSGLVHAGQLLEWNLDEQINAPKPL
- the motP gene encoding flagellar motor protein MotP, coding for MKKVDLLTPVGITLGFLLIMFGILSSGGASGVVSFLDLASFFIVIGGLIAAILINFNRRQLKLTGQVLKEAFRQEQLPLPELIERFEMLSEKARREGLLSLEMEMESVQDPFLKKGILLAVDGYEPEVIRDILTAEIIAMEDRHQRGRAIIEKAGEYAPAWGMIGTLIGLVLMLKNLQDPSTLGPNMAVALLTTFYGTVLANLVFIPMASKLENRTDEEVFFKQIILEGVIGVQSGQNPHILREKLSAFLSTDMRKETKLGLDRNLTGETIHEA
- a CDS encoding acetoin utilization protein AcuC, with protein sequence MKCDAKFVYSEDLLTYQFGTEHPFNQQRIKMTKELLEAEGILTDTEIVEPRMATEEELLLVHTSEYVDVIQKASKEKIDSEKFLNYGIGTEDTPIFPGMHDASRLLVGSSLTAVDQVMSGEARHALNLGGGLHHGFPNKASGFCIYNDAAVAIQYIRKNYNLRVLYVDTDAHHGDGVQNIFYNDPNVCTLSIHETGRYLFPGTGQVHERGVQAGYGYSFNVPVDAFTEDESFIEMYESSLIKVMNYFQPDIIISQNGADAHCYDPLTHLCSTMQTFEFIPKLAHQLAHDYCDGKWIALGGGGYDIWRVVPRAWAQIWSVMQTDTTFQGTLPIEWIKRWEKQSPVSLPHSWHDDEGIYPPIPRKEEITEKNKRTLDILLQYTKNQDKFHNQF
- a CDS encoding acetoin utilization AcuB family protein; this translates as MLVEEIMKREVISLPPNATIAEAYQILQDNPIRHIPIVNEDEELIGIVSDRDVRDASPSILSKEMGLSEMNHSIDTIMTTPVITIHPLDFVEEVASIFYEREIACLPVVQKNKLIGMVTEKDMLYTLIQLTGTHVQSSQVEIKVPNRAGILPEVAAIFGHRKVNIASVLVYPYKNDSSFKILVFRIQTMNPLPIIEDIQQAGYEVLWPNMGMTP
- the motS gene encoding flagellar motor protein MotS, translating into MKLRQKEKKNKGAPKWMVTYADMVTLVLVFFILLFSMSQLDMVKFQELAESFRNRMIFDAYPSVVSNENPTNEEKQEEAGQDEVLDDPVEKQPVAVPEEEVDSLDQLLQLVNAFIKENNLEATVTANRRQEGVELVLQEKVLFDSGEAEIIEAGRPLLDRIATLLKNVPNKIKVEGHTDNRPISNFRYPSNWELSGARASSVIRYLEDNHQFQGSKFEASIGYGDTKPIVPNTSSENWSKNRRVEIVILQQVENSNT